The window AAGATATTAATAAATTCATAAAAATTTATAATAAAGAGGTAAACGAAATGAGAATGAATGCAATTGTTGGTGAAGCGTGTAAAATATGGAATCACGCACCTGAATCGAATAATGATCACACGTGGATGATTCGAACCGCTCTGGATGTTCTTCAGAGAAATGAATCTGCTGATAGAGAAGATAAAATAACACGTTGTGCAGGTCGTTTGCTTGAGATTGCCGCGCGTTCGGATTATTTCAACAAAATGCAAGGTACAGAAGCCTGCAAATCTTTCTCTGATAATCTTGTTCTTCTGCTTGAAGAAAGTTTTGAAAAGAACGGGAAAGTACCAGCATCGTCATGGCGCAAAGACATTATCGCCCAATTTGCTCTGATGTACAATCAACAAAAATGGGCTGAAGTAATGGCGAGAAAAGCTGAAAAAGAAAACAAAATAGTTGATACATCAAAATCCCAGGAGGGAATATAAAATGACAGACAATACGGGAAATACAGGACTGGCAATAACTCCAGCCCATACTCTAATTGAGAAAACATTTGGTCTGGAATATTTCACAACATCACCAAAAATAATTGAACAGACAGTTAAACCAAAAATACCCAAAAAGAAAAAGGGGAAAGCGACTGCGGATTCACCAGCACAGGTGACATTGGAACAAAAGGCTGCAACAGAAGTTACGTCTTTGGCAGAAAAAAAGCCAGAATCAAAGGAAGTTCCAGTATTCGGGCAAAATAATGCAAAAAGACTGGTAATTGCGGTCTTAAGAGAAGTAATTGCACCATTCATCGATAGGAGTGAAGATCCAGAAGAGACAATATCCATCCGCGTAAATGAAAGGGAAATCATAGAAGTGCCTGCTCGAAAGATGAAATCAAAAGAGAAACTTGCTGGACTGAGATTATGTAGAGCATATGAAGTTGTTGATGCTTCTTATGAGTACAATGTAGTGAAAACGCACGCGGAAATCACAAATCCGAATAGTGTTCTATTTGGTGATTCGATTGTTGGGCAAAGTGAAGCCGCAATGCTTCCAAGCCGCGTAAAATACAGCAGTTCATATAGCATAAGGGAACGTGTTAAACTGACCACGAAATTGACGCATAATGCACTCTCTGAGCAAGGAACAATGTGGGATAGGGAAAAAAGGAAAAACAGGACGAGTCTTTTCAGTACGGAATATATTTTACCTGGCACTTTATTCCCATCTTTCATTGTAATCGATGATCCAACACCTGAATCACTTGTTCATATTCTGATGTGCCTGCGTGAGACAAGATATGGAGCGCAGACCTCAATAACCGGACCTAATATCAAAAATACAATTGTTGCGATATTGGGCTGCCAGAATGAGCCTCCTGTAACTTCATACACAATAACAAAGAACCATCCGGAACTTCAGGAATCAAAAGACCTGCGCACAGATGTGATAAAAACAATAATACAGGACTTATCTGGAACAAATGGAAAGCTGATGTCGGGTAAACTACTTGAAGATTTTCTTGCAGAGGCAAATAAACTTGATGGCAATTCCATGAAAGCAATATATGCGAAGTTGAAACAAGATGCAGTGGATCTCTGTAAATACGCGGGTTTTGGGAAGTGAAGTCGATTAAAAAGGGAAATTACTCATATGTACACCTATAAATTGACTTTACTCTCTCCTTTATTTTACAGATCCAGACAGGATTCTGGCGCATCAGGAGCTACAGTTACAGATTCATGGATCGGTGATCTGGCTATCTGTTTTGCTATCAACAAAGCCATAGGGATAACTCATATCCCTTTTAAATATACAAGCAACAAACCGGAGTATGAGGATATAAAGGACATTCCCCTTATTACAAGTATAGCAGTCCCATATGAAGAGCCAAAAAGAACACGGTTATATGACGTGGCAACCAATTTCATGAGTGAAGGATATCCTAACATGCCAGCTATAGAAAATAGTGCAAGGACATCCATGAAGAACTGGTTAAAGCGTCAGGGTATAGAACCCGGCACTGAATACACTTTTGTTATAGCTGTGCGGGATAATTATGTGCCGCCTGAGAAGTTCACTATTCGTCTTGGAAATATGCAGGAAACTCTTGCATTATGCGAGAAACAGCCTGGCAATGCAAAAA is drawn from Methanosarcinales archaeon and contains these coding sequences:
- the cas7d gene encoding type I-D CRISPR-associated protein Cas7/Csc2, whose translation is MTDNTGNTGLAITPAHTLIEKTFGLEYFTTSPKIIEQTVKPKIPKKKKGKATADSPAQVTLEQKAATEVTSLAEKKPESKEVPVFGQNNAKRLVIAVLREVIAPFIDRSEDPEETISIRVNEREIIEVPARKMKSKEKLAGLRLCRAYEVVDASYEYNVVKTHAEITNPNSVLFGDSIVGQSEAAMLPSRVKYSSSYSIRERVKLTTKLTHNALSEQGTMWDREKRKNRTSLFSTEYILPGTLFPSFIVIDDPTPESLVHILMCLRETRYGAQTSITGPNIKNTIVAILGCQNEPPVTSYTITKNHPELQESKDLRTDVIKTIIQDLSGTNGKLMSGKLLEDFLAEANKLDGNSMKAIYAKLKQDAVDLCKYAGFGK